The following are encoded together in the Chaetodon auriga isolate fChaAug3 chromosome 4, fChaAug3.hap1, whole genome shotgun sequence genome:
- the gpr78a gene encoding G-protein coupled receptor 26 produces the protein MSIPEFLLEVSIVVIAVVSLLTNLSVLLCFTQSAELRSHVPGIFILNLSFSNIVLTVVNMPATFLGVAESAKPFGDLFCQAVSFAETFLTTNAMLSMAALSMDRWIAVVFPLSYSSKMRYRDALLIVAYSWLQSLTFSLTQLLMDWGGYSHTYASCTVHLDGEQRSQLAAYATFTALFHCSSFALCLLVLCFAYLKVLRVARSHCKRIDVITVQTLLLLVDIHPSVKERCLAEQKKRRQRATKKICVFIGSFILCFSPYVITRLVELLPSVHIPRYWGIAAKCLSYAKTSSDPFVYCLLRHQYRKVLVSIISRVLRKDQYLLSAHSMSSTLDTADDNCIARIT, from the exons ATGAGCATACCGGAGTTCCTACTGGAAGTGTCCATTGTGGTGATAGCTGTTGTCTCGTTGTTAACAAACTTGTCAGTGCTGCTATGTTTCACCCAGAGCGCCGAGTTAAGGTCACACGTGCCAGGCATCTTCATCCTAAACCTCTCCTTCTCCAACATCGTCCTCACTGTCGTCAACATGCCCGCCACGTTTCTCGGAGTGGCCGAAAGCGCAAAGCCCTTCGGGGACTTGTTCTGTCAAGCTGTCAGTTTCGCTGAGACTTTTCTCACCACTAACGCGATGCTGAGCATGGCCGCGCTCAGCATGGACAGGTGGATCGCGGTGGTGTTTCCCCTGAGTTACTCCAGCAAGATGCGCTACAGGGACGCGTTACTGATCGTGGCATACTCCTGGCTGCAgtctctcaccttctctctgACCCAGCTGCTGATGGACTGGGGAGGTTACAGCCACACGTACGCATCGTGTACCGTTCACCTGGACGGGGAGCAGAGGTCGCAGCTGGCCGCCTATGCGACCTTCACGGCGCTgttccactgcagcagctttgcGCTCTGCCTCCTCGTCCTGTGCTTCGCCTACCTGAAAGTTCTGAGAGTGGCCAGGTCCCACTGCAAGAGGATAGATGTCATTACAGTGCAGACTCTGCTTCTGCTGGTTGATATTCACCCCAG TGTAAAGGAGAGGTGTCTGGctgaacagaagaagaggaggcagcgCGCCACTAAAAAGATCTGCGTCTTCATCGGCTCCTTCATCCTCTGCTTTTCACCCTATGTTATAACAAG GTTGGTGGAGTTGTTGCCCTCTGTGCACATCCCCCGATACTGGGGCATCGCTGCCAAATGTCTGTCCTATGCCAAGACGTCCAGCGACCCCTTTGTCTACTGTCTGCTGCGGCACCAGTACAGAAAGGTCCTGGTTAGTATCATCAGCCGGGTTCTGAGAAAGGATCAGTACTTGCTGTCTGCCCACAGCATGAGCAGCACGCTGGACACCGCAGATGACAACTGTATTGCCAGAATTACCTGA